A single region of the Candidatus Eremiobacteraceae bacterium genome encodes:
- a CDS encoding SMP-30/gluconolactonase/LRE family protein gives MMPKQRFLAAAATAAAVIGAAQIALAAQPVPALPLSSDLSNRISTIGSTVPPNGDVNPYGTAVVPMSMGSLVMGDVLISNFNDSQNLQGTGTTIVEISPNGGLRVFAHINAHRLPGDCPGGIGLTTALAVTRSGWVFVGSLPTSNGMSNTAHAGCVLVLDSRGEVVETISGSPINGPWDMAAVDQGDHVTLFVSNVLNGTVAGQGKVVNRGTIVRLDVQTSMNDKPHVRAMTVVGSGFSERTDPAALVVGPTGLGLSPDGSALYVADSVNNRIAVIANPMSRMGSSGNGRTLTMGGALNDPLGLTTASNGDILTVNGNDGFLVRTNPQGMQMNKLLLDNSGSPPGAGALFGLALRPGGGLYFVDDAQNTLMLLSR, from the coding sequence ATGATGCCTAAACAACGTTTTCTGGCAGCGGCCGCGACTGCTGCTGCAGTTATCGGCGCCGCGCAGATCGCGCTCGCCGCACAGCCGGTGCCGGCGCTGCCGCTTTCTTCCGATCTTTCGAATCGGATATCGACGATCGGCTCGACGGTACCGCCGAACGGCGACGTCAATCCGTACGGCACCGCGGTCGTGCCGATGTCGATGGGCTCGCTCGTGATGGGTGACGTCCTCATCAGCAACTTCAACGATTCTCAAAACTTGCAAGGCACGGGAACGACGATCGTCGAGATTTCGCCGAACGGCGGCCTGCGCGTCTTCGCGCACATCAACGCGCACCGCTTGCCGGGCGATTGCCCCGGTGGCATTGGTCTGACGACCGCGCTCGCCGTCACGCGTTCGGGCTGGGTATTCGTCGGCAGCTTGCCGACGAGCAACGGCATGTCGAACACCGCGCATGCGGGCTGCGTGCTCGTACTCGACAGTCGCGGTGAGGTCGTCGAGACGATCTCCGGCAGTCCGATCAATGGGCCGTGGGATATGGCCGCGGTCGATCAGGGAGACCATGTGACGCTTTTCGTCTCCAACGTCCTCAACGGAACCGTCGCGGGTCAGGGTAAGGTCGTCAATCGCGGAACCATCGTCCGCCTCGACGTCCAGACGTCGATGAACGACAAACCGCACGTGCGCGCGATGACGGTCGTCGGGTCAGGGTTTTCCGAGCGAACCGATCCCGCGGCGCTCGTCGTCGGACCGACGGGGCTTGGCCTCTCGCCGGATGGCAGTGCGCTGTACGTCGCGGACAGCGTGAACAATCGCATCGCCGTCATCGCCAATCCGATGTCTCGCATGGGTTCGTCCGGAAACGGCCGGACGCTCACGATGGGCGGCGCGCTCAACGATCCGCTCGGCCTTACGACGGCGTCGAACGGCGACATCCTCACGGTCAACGGCAACGACGGCTTCCTCGTGCGGACGAATCCGCAGGGAATGCAAATGAACAAACTGCTGCTCGACAACAGCGGTAGTCCGCCTGGTGCCGGCGCGCTGTTCGGGCTCGCGTTGCGACCCGGCGGTGGCCTCTACTTCGTCGACGACGCGCAGAACACGCTCATGCTTCTGAGTCGATAG
- a CDS encoding amino acid permease, which produces MESGGGALRRELNPTGAISIVVGTVIGTGIFLKSAVMSQLLGSSEWVLAAWAAAGLLSIAGTLTYAELGAMLPHAGGPYVYLREAYGKLPAFLFGWKELLSTKGASNAAVAIGIVIFLNALVPWNAVWFQHPIKILGETIPWQFGSHQLEAIAIIIILSVVNSFGVAAGGWTQTILTGAKLIGIAFLIIGAFFVAQGGSVSNLFAAPASGHAPGIQAFGAAMIQVLWAYSGWGDLALAAGEVRAPGRNVPLGLIGGILIVMTAYLLTNAAYAYVLPFSQIATANSTAFPDAPAVAARAAAAFMHGGGALLSILFVISALGTLNGGILTGSRIPFAMARDRQFPEVLAKVNPKTRTPVTSIILLAIWACLLTVSGSFDQLTTLVIFVDITMDIFGSASIFVLRRKMPSADRPYRTPLYPIVPLAYLATLIWLVGNTIKTTPLEALGGVVILLLGLPVYWYYRSRPAQGAVPSPANS; this is translated from the coding sequence ATGGAAAGCGGCGGCGGTGCGCTGCGGCGCGAGCTGAACCCGACCGGCGCGATCTCGATCGTCGTCGGAACCGTCATCGGCACCGGCATCTTCCTAAAGTCTGCGGTCATGTCGCAGCTGCTCGGATCGTCCGAGTGGGTGCTCGCAGCGTGGGCCGCTGCGGGCCTGCTCTCCATCGCGGGCACGCTGACGTACGCCGAGCTCGGCGCGATGTTGCCGCATGCAGGCGGCCCGTACGTCTACTTGCGAGAGGCGTACGGCAAACTGCCCGCATTCCTATTCGGCTGGAAAGAGCTCTTATCGACGAAGGGCGCGAGCAACGCCGCCGTCGCGATCGGCATCGTCATCTTCCTCAACGCGCTCGTGCCGTGGAACGCGGTCTGGTTTCAGCACCCGATCAAGATCCTCGGCGAGACGATTCCCTGGCAGTTCGGCTCGCATCAGCTCGAGGCGATCGCGATCATTATCATCTTGTCAGTCGTCAACTCGTTCGGCGTGGCCGCGGGCGGTTGGACGCAGACGATTCTCACCGGCGCAAAGCTAATCGGCATCGCGTTCCTCATCATCGGCGCGTTCTTCGTGGCGCAAGGCGGATCGGTGTCGAACTTATTCGCGGCGCCGGCGAGCGGTCACGCGCCTGGAATACAGGCGTTCGGCGCAGCAATGATACAAGTGTTGTGGGCCTACTCCGGCTGGGGCGACCTCGCGCTTGCTGCGGGCGAAGTCCGGGCTCCGGGTCGCAACGTGCCGCTCGGGCTCATCGGCGGCATCCTCATCGTCATGACTGCATACCTCTTGACGAACGCCGCGTATGCATACGTGTTGCCGTTCAGCCAGATAGCGACCGCGAACTCCACCGCCTTCCCGGACGCCCCCGCCGTGGCAGCGAGGGCGGCGGCCGCGTTCATGCACGGCGGTGGGGCGCTCTTATCCATCCTGTTCGTCATCTCTGCGCTCGGCACGCTCAACGGCGGCATCCTCACCGGCTCTCGCATCCCGTTCGCGATGGCGCGCGACCGGCAGTTCCCCGAAGTTCTCGCGAAGGTAAACCCGAAGACGCGAACCCCAGTGACGAGCATCATCTTGCTCGCGATCTGGGCGTGCCTGCTCACCGTTTCGGGCTCGTTCGATCAGCTGACGACGCTTGTCATCTTTGTCGACATCACGATGGATATATTCGGGTCCGCCTCGATCTTCGTCTTGCGGCGGAAGATGCCGTCGGCCGACCGTCCGTATCGAACCCCGCTCTATCCGATCGTACCGCTTGCCTACCTTGCCACGCTCATCTGGCTGGTAGGCAACACCATCAAGACGACACCTCTCGAAGCACTCGGCGGGGTCGTCATCTTGCTGCTTGGTCTGCCCGTGTACTGGTACTACCGCAGCCGCCCAGCCCAGGGAGCGGTCCCTTCTCCGGCCAACTCCTAA